The following coding sequences lie in one Devosia litorisediminis genomic window:
- a CDS encoding (deoxy)nucleoside triphosphate pyrophosphohydrolase, whose amino-acid sequence MSQSILLVVACVLVDADRRVLIAQRPPGGSMGGLWEFPGGKVEPGETPEAALIRELEEELGVSTKTACLAPLSFASHSYEKFHLLMPVYVCRKWQGTPEPREHTALKWVRPQALRDYPMPPADEPLIAALCDLL is encoded by the coding sequence ATGAGCCAGTCCATTCTGCTCGTGGTCGCCTGTGTGCTGGTTGATGCGGACCGGCGCGTACTGATTGCCCAACGCCCGCCGGGCGGCTCCATGGGCGGGCTGTGGGAGTTTCCCGGCGGCAAGGTCGAGCCGGGCGAGACGCCCGAAGCCGCGTTGATCCGCGAGCTTGAAGAAGAGTTGGGCGTGTCCACCAAGACCGCCTGTCTGGCACCGCTATCCTTCGCCAGCCACTCTTACGAGAAATTTCACCTGTTGATGCCAGTTTACGTCTGCCGAAAATGGCAGGGTACACCGGAGCCCAGGGAGCATACCGCACTTAAATGGGTGCGGCCGCAGGCCCTGCGGGACTATCCAATGCCGCCGGCCGACGAGCCGCTGATCGCCGCCCTGTGTGATCTGCTCTAG
- a CDS encoding TetR/AcrR family transcriptional regulator, with amino-acid sequence MSTPEPEPEDRRRSIGARRSPETEAAILMAAEAIVTEAGIAGFSIEAVAKRARAGKPTIYKWWPNKTALLLDVYHRQKPANVHSDTGSVEEDLLVFLTGIFAHWGDSGAGQIFRYVIAEAQRDATAAAALAEYARERRKQTGTIFARGVERGELADDIDVGLAADMVAGFIWQRLLTERLERDPARLRQVARQMVRGLSAPGT; translated from the coding sequence ATGAGCACGCCAGAGCCCGAACCCGAAGACCGCCGCCGTTCCATCGGCGCCCGCCGCAGTCCCGAGACCGAGGCCGCCATTCTGATGGCGGCCGAAGCCATCGTGACCGAAGCCGGCATTGCCGGGTTTTCCATCGAGGCGGTGGCCAAGCGCGCCCGCGCCGGCAAGCCCACCATCTATAAGTGGTGGCCCAACAAGACAGCCCTGCTGCTTGATGTCTATCATCGGCAAAAGCCCGCCAATGTGCACAGCGACACCGGGTCAGTTGAAGAGGACCTGCTGGTTTTCCTGACCGGAATTTTTGCCCATTGGGGCGATAGCGGCGCTGGCCAGATCTTTCGCTACGTCATTGCCGAGGCCCAGCGCGACGCCACCGCTGCAGCGGCACTGGCCGAATATGCCCGCGAACGGCGCAAGCAGACCGGCACGATCTTCGCGCGGGGCGTGGAGCGGGGCGAACTGGCCGACGATATTGATGTGGGACTGGCCGCCGATATGGTGGCGGGCTTTATCTGGCAGCGCCTGCTCACCGAGCGGCTCGAACGGGACCCGGCAAGACTGCGGCAGGTGGCCCGGCAGATGGTCCGGGGGCTCAGCGCCCCCGGGACCTGA
- a CDS encoding Flp family type IVb pilin — translation MLKASITAFIDDESGATAMEYALLAALIGIAIVGTFATLGNGLQGLFNNGAANSISSGANSLN, via the coding sequence ATGCTGAAGGCGAGTATTACGGCGTTCATCGATGACGAATCGGGCGCAACGGCAATGGAATATGCCTTGCTGGCAGCGCTGATCGGGATCGCCATCGTTGGCACATTCGCCACGCTCGGCAACGGGCTGCAGGGCCTGTTCAACAATGGCGCGGCCAATTCAATCAGCAGCGGCGCCAATTCCCTGAACTAA
- the argJ gene encoding bifunctional glutamate N-acetyltransferase/amino-acid acetyltransferase ArgJ, translated as MAHPVSPLAPKSYPELPAIDGVRFATAEAGIKYKNRTDVLLMAFDAGTTAAGVVTKSKCSSAAVDWCKANLPGGLARGLVVNSGNANAFTGAKGAQSVALTAELAAKALGCSTAEIFLASTGVIGEPLDANKFEGVLDTMATRLGDGPWMDPAKAIMTTDTFPKLYGAILEIDGVEVKINGIAKGSGMIAPDMATMLSFVVTDMPIAAPVLQALLSRHVATSFNAVTVDSDTSTSDTLLAFATGKAAVEPIESLDDPRAETFGEALRDVLFDLAIQVVRDGEGATKQVSVHVEGAVDDASAFRIAKSIADSPLVKTAIAGEDANWGRVVMAVGKAGEPADRDKLSIRFGDLLVAKNGERAPIYDEAATSAYMKGEDLELTVSLALGEGRATVYTCDLTHGYITINGDYRS; from the coding sequence ATGGCCCATCCGGTTTCTCCGCTCGCTCCAAAATCCTATCCGGAACTGCCCGCCATTGATGGCGTGCGCTTTGCCACTGCCGAGGCGGGCATCAAGTACAAGAACCGCACTGATGTGCTGCTGATGGCGTTTGACGCGGGCACCACGGCGGCCGGGGTGGTCACCAAATCGAAATGCTCGTCAGCGGCGGTGGATTGGTGCAAGGCCAATCTGCCCGGCGGCCTGGCGCGCGGCCTGGTGGTCAATTCGGGCAATGCCAATGCCTTTACCGGCGCCAAGGGCGCGCAGAGCGTGGCGCTGACGGCCGAACTGGCCGCCAAGGCGCTGGGCTGCAGCACCGCTGAGATCTTCCTGGCCTCGACCGGAGTGATCGGCGAGCCGCTTGATGCCAACAAGTTCGAAGGTGTGCTCGATACCATGGCGACCCGGCTGGGCGATGGTCCGTGGATGGACCCGGCCAAGGCCATCATGACAACCGATACCTTCCCCAAGCTTTATGGCGCGATCCTTGAGATCGACGGCGTCGAGGTCAAGATCAACGGCATCGCCAAGGGCAGCGGCATGATCGCGCCCGATATGGCGACCATGCTCAGCTTTGTGGTCACCGACATGCCAATTGCCGCGCCCGTGCTGCAGGCCCTGCTGAGCCGTCACGTAGCCACCAGCTTCAATGCGGTCACCGTTGATAGCGACACCTCCACTTCCGATACGCTGCTGGCCTTTGCCACCGGCAAGGCGGCGGTCGAGCCGATCGAGAGCCTGGATGATCCGCGCGCCGAGACCTTTGGCGAAGCGCTGCGTGATGTGCTGTTTGATCTGGCCATTCAGGTGGTGCGCGACGGCGAAGGCGCCACCAAGCAGGTCTCTGTGCATGTCGAGGGAGCGGTCGACGATGCCAGCGCCTTCCGCATCGCCAAGTCGATTGCAGATTCCCCGCTGGTCAAAACTGCCATTGCCGGCGAGGACGCCAATTGGGGTCGTGTGGTGATGGCTGTGGGCAAGGCGGGTGAGCCCGCTGATCGCGACAAGCTCTCGATCCGCTTCGGTGATCTGCTGGTCGCCAAGAATGGCGAGCGCGCCCCGATCTATGACGAGGCTGCCACCAGCGCCTATATGAAGGGCGAGGATCTCGAGCTCACCGTCAGTCTGGCGCTCGGCGAGGGGCGGGCCACGGTCTATACCTGTGATCTGACCCATGGCTATATCACCATTAATGGCGACTACCGGAGCTAG
- a CDS encoding GNAT family N-acetyltransferase, whose translation MALPSAAVFEQAGLKAWPGIEVEWDGAWVRRATNGYTKRANSVQSLDIADDANAPARLAAAIDWFGARGLPPVFRITPLAGPGIIAALDAQGWGSLDASYQYAMTLTPGAPEPGGQTYDVFDPDYLAIHQRLAGYSEARQAGLKGLLAVLTVPARGIVLRNDAGVPVASGLMAIADDIVVTGNVVTDPGQRRKGHAAAMMRTGHAWAYGAGARIAALNVQADNVGAQALYQGLGYAYQYDYHYRLPGGL comes from the coding sequence ATGGCATTGCCCAGTGCTGCGGTGTTCGAGCAGGCCGGGCTGAAGGCGTGGCCGGGGATCGAGGTTGAGTGGGATGGCGCCTGGGTGCGCCGGGCCACCAATGGCTACACCAAGCGCGCCAATTCGGTGCAGAGCCTCGACATTGCTGATGACGCCAATGCACCCGCCCGGCTGGCGGCCGCGATCGACTGGTTCGGCGCCCGTGGCCTGCCGCCGGTATTTCGCATCACGCCATTGGCGGGGCCCGGCATAATCGCGGCGCTGGATGCCCAGGGCTGGGGCAGTCTTGACGCCAGCTATCAGTACGCCATGACGCTGACCCCGGGCGCGCCCGAGCCGGGTGGCCAGACCTATGATGTGTTTGATCCGGACTATCTGGCGATCCACCAGCGGCTGGCAGGTTATTCCGAGGCCCGGCAGGCCGGTCTGAAGGGGTTGCTGGCGGTGCTGACCGTGCCGGCGCGTGGCATTGTGCTGCGCAATGATGCCGGTGTGCCGGTGGCCTCAGGGCTGATGGCGATTGCCGATGATATTGTGGTCACCGGCAATGTGGTGACCGATCCCGGCCAGCGCCGCAAAGGCCACGCCGCCGCGATGATGCGGACGGGTCATGCCTGGGCCTATGGGGCGGGCGCGCGGATTGCCGCGCTCAATGTGCAGGCCGACAATGTCGGGGCGCAGGCGCTCTATCAGGGCCTGGGCTACGCCTATCAATATGATTATCACTATCGTCTTCCGGGGGGCTTATGA
- a CDS encoding peptidylprolyl isomerase, whose protein sequence is MKFSPMRLACTAGVIAAMMAGTALTPSMAQDAPAAVMPETVVATVDGSPITEADLGFAAEDLAQELQQMPPEQRKPFLVRVLIDMKVMAKAGEAAGMADTPLFKQRLQYLQDRSLRRAYFAETIAQGVTEEAVRAEYDKLVADFQPSPEIRASHILVPTEEEAQAVKAELDGGADFATLAKEKSIDPGAANGGDLGFFGKGMMVAPFETAAYGLTEIGQVSEPVQSQFGWHVIRLEEKRDSAPPAFEQVAPQLQQQLLMTTFDDTVAKLMEGVAIDIPDAELSAAVDAQTETEAPAQ, encoded by the coding sequence TGGCTGGCACCGCGCTGACGCCGTCCATGGCGCAGGACGCGCCGGCCGCTGTCATGCCCGAAACCGTGGTGGCCACGGTTGACGGTTCGCCCATCACCGAGGCCGATCTGGGGTTTGCCGCCGAAGATCTGGCGCAGGAGTTGCAGCAAATGCCTCCAGAGCAGCGCAAGCCGTTTCTGGTGCGGGTGCTGATCGACATGAAGGTGATGGCCAAGGCTGGCGAAGCGGCGGGCATGGCTGACACCCCCCTGTTCAAGCAGCGCCTGCAATATCTGCAGGACCGTTCGCTGCGCCGCGCCTATTTCGCCGAGACCATTGCCCAGGGCGTGACCGAAGAAGCCGTGCGCGCTGAATATGACAAGCTGGTTGCCGACTTCCAGCCGAGCCCGGAAATCCGCGCCAGCCACATTCTGGTGCCGACCGAGGAAGAAGCCCAGGCCGTCAAGGCCGAGCTGGATGGCGGCGCTGACTTCGCCACGCTGGCCAAGGAAAAGTCGATTGATCCGGGCGCGGCCAATGGCGGCGATCTGGGCTTTTTCGGCAAGGGCATGATGGTCGCGCCGTTCGAGACGGCCGCATATGGACTGACCGAGATCGGTCAGGTGTCCGAGCCCGTGCAGAGCCAGTTCGGCTGGCACGTCATTCGTCTGGAAGAAAAGCGCGATTCCGCGCCGCCAGCGTTCGAGCAGGTGGCCCCGCAGCTGCAGCAGCAATTGCTGATGACCACATTTGACGACACGGTTGCCAAGCTGATGGAAGGCGTGGCGATCGATATTCCGGATGCCGAGCTGTCCGCAGCGGTGGACGCACAGACCGAAACCGAAGCACCAGCGCAGTAA